A region of Marnyiella aurantia DNA encodes the following proteins:
- the lysS gene encoding lysine--tRNA ligase produces the protein MQLSEQEIIRREKLETLKKMGIDAFPAEEYKISATTKSIKEDFSEGKQVQIAGRLMSRRIQGKASFAELQDSEGRIQVYFNRDEICTGEDKTMYNEVYKHLLDIGDIIGIEGELFNTQVGEKTVMVKNFRILTKSLRPLPQPRTDENGVVHDAFNDAELRYRQRYVDLIVNPHVKEVFVKRTKLFTAMRSFFNDAGYFEVETPVLQPIPGGAAARPFITHHNALDIPLYLRIANELYLKRLIVGGFDGVYEFSKNFRNEGMDRTHNPEFTVMEIYVAYKDYNWMMAFTEKLLEFCALQVNGTTEATFGEHQISFKAPFARISMTEAIQKFTGFDITGKSETELFEFAKSIGIEVNETMGKGKLIDEIFGEKCEGNFIQPTFITDYPVEMSPLTKKHRSKEGLTERFELMICGKEVANAYSELNDPIDQRERFEAQLALSERGDDEAMFIDNDFLRALEYGMPPTSGLGIGMDRLIMFLTNNASIQEVLFFPQMKPEKTVPQIELGEDEKVILEILNSQEDAMQLSEVKERAQLSGKKWDKATKNLTKFEMIKVEKSGDNILIQSL, from the coding sequence ATGCAGTTATCAGAACAGGAAATCATCAGAAGAGAGAAGCTGGAAACCCTGAAGAAAATGGGAATCGACGCTTTTCCGGCGGAGGAATATAAAATCTCAGCGACTACCAAAAGTATAAAGGAAGATTTCTCTGAAGGTAAACAGGTGCAGATTGCTGGCCGTCTGATGTCCAGAAGAATTCAGGGTAAAGCAAGTTTTGCTGAGCTTCAGGATTCTGAAGGCCGTATTCAGGTATACTTTAACAGAGACGAAATCTGTACGGGCGAAGACAAGACCATGTATAACGAAGTTTATAAACACCTTTTGGATATCGGTGATATTATTGGTATCGAAGGTGAACTTTTCAATACGCAGGTGGGCGAGAAGACCGTTATGGTGAAGAATTTCAGGATTCTGACAAAATCCCTTCGTCCGCTGCCACAACCCCGTACCGACGAAAATGGAGTGGTTCACGATGCGTTTAATGATGCCGAACTGCGGTACCGCCAGCGTTATGTGGATCTAATCGTTAATCCGCATGTGAAGGAGGTTTTCGTGAAAAGAACCAAACTTTTCACCGCCATGCGCTCATTTTTTAATGATGCAGGCTATTTCGAAGTGGAAACACCTGTGCTTCAGCCCATCCCGGGAGGAGCGGCTGCCCGTCCTTTTATCACGCATCACAATGCACTGGATATCCCGCTTTATCTAAGAATTGCCAATGAACTTTATCTGAAAAGACTGATTGTTGGCGGTTTCGATGGTGTTTATGAGTTTTCCAAAAACTTCAGAAACGAAGGCATGGACCGTACGCACAATCCCGAGTTCACAGTGATGGAAATCTATGTGGCGTATAAAGACTATAACTGGATGATGGCTTTTACAGAAAAACTGCTGGAATTCTGTGCCCTCCAGGTAAACGGAACCACCGAGGCCACTTTCGGTGAACATCAGATCAGTTTTAAGGCACCGTTTGCCCGAATTTCGATGACGGAGGCCATTCAAAAATTTACCGGATTCGACATAACCGGAAAATCCGAAACGGAACTATTTGAATTTGCGAAATCCATTGGCATTGAGGTTAATGAAACGATGGGTAAAGGAAAACTCATCGATGAAATTTTTGGCGAGAAATGTGAAGGTAACTTCATCCAGCCTACCTTCATCACCGATTATCCTGTGGAAATGTCACCTTTAACAAAAAAACACCGGAGTAAAGAAGGTCTGACCGAGCGTTTTGAACTGATGATCTGCGGAAAAGAGGTGGCCAATGCCTATTCGGAGCTTAATGACCCAATTGATCAGCGCGAACGTTTCGAGGCGCAGCTGGCGCTTTCGGAACGTGGAGATGACGAAGCGATGTTCATTGACAATGACTTCCTGCGTGCACTGGAATATGGAATGCCGCCAACCTCAGGTTTGGGTATTGGTATGGATAGGTTAATTATGTTCCTTACCAATAATGCTTCAATTCAGGAGGTGCTTTTCTTCCCCCAGATGAAACCGGAAAAAACAGTCCCGCAGATTGAATTAGGGGAGGACGAAAAGGTGATTTTAGAGATTCTCAATTCTCAGGAAGACGCGATGCAGTTGTCAGAAGTGAAGGAGCGTGCACAGCTTTCCGGAAAAAAGTGGGATAAGGCCACAAAAAACCTCACAAAATTTGAAATGATAAAGGTAGAAAAGTCAGGTGATAATATCCTGATTCAGTCGCTTTAG
- the gyrB gene encoding DNA topoisomerase (ATP-hydrolyzing) subunit B encodes MSQKQYTASSIQALEGMEHVRMRPSMYIGDVGLRGLHHLVYEVVDNSIDEALAGHCDTISVTIHEGESISVKDNGRGIPVDFHEKEQKSALEVVMTKIGAGGKFDKDSYKVSGGLHGVGVSVVNALSVSLIATVNRDGTVYQQKYSRGAALAPVKEIGTTTERGTEVFFEPDDTIFQEIVFNYDTLATRLRELAFLNRGITITLTDERVKNEDGSLQHETFYSEGGLKEFVEFIDGNREAIMDNVIFMEGERDDIPVEVAMRYNTSFNENLHSYVNNINTHEGGTHLTGFRRALTRTLKKFADELGIPAKEKVEVTGDDFREGLTAIISVKVMEPQFEGQTKTKLGNSEVAGAVDKIVGEMLTNFLEEHPNEAKLIVQKVVLAAKARQAAKKAREMVQRKSPMGGAGLPGKLADCSSKDPAISEIYLVEGDSAGGTAKQGRDRHFQAILPLRGKILNVEKSMIHKVYDNEEIKNIYTALGVSVGTEEDSKALNLSKLRYHKVVIMTDADVDGSHISTLILTFFFRYMKELIEQGYVYIASPPLYLLKKGNKKIYAWNEKEREEYTLEIAPDGKGVDVQRYKGLGEMNAEQLWETTMNPEHRTMKQVTIDNAGEADRIFSMLMGDEVPPRRDFIEKNAKYARIDV; translated from the coding sequence ATGAGTCAGAAACAATATACAGCGAGCAGTATTCAGGCCCTTGAGGGTATGGAACACGTGCGGATGAGGCCATCTATGTACATCGGAGATGTAGGATTAAGAGGTTTGCATCATTTGGTTTATGAAGTGGTGGATAATTCCATTGATGAGGCACTGGCCGGACACTGTGATACTATTTCCGTTACGATTCATGAAGGTGAGTCAATCTCCGTAAAGGATAACGGCCGTGGTATTCCGGTAGATTTTCACGAGAAGGAGCAGAAATCGGCTCTGGAAGTGGTAATGACCAAGATTGGTGCAGGTGGTAAGTTTGACAAGGATTCCTACAAGGTTTCCGGTGGATTGCATGGAGTAGGGGTTTCTGTAGTAAATGCACTTTCCGTTTCTCTGATTGCTACTGTAAACCGCGACGGCACAGTTTATCAGCAAAAATATTCACGCGGCGCCGCACTGGCCCCTGTTAAAGAAATAGGGACCACAACTGAGAGAGGAACTGAGGTTTTCTTCGAACCTGATGATACGATTTTTCAGGAAATCGTGTTTAATTATGATACGCTGGCAACCCGTTTACGTGAGCTGGCATTTTTGAACCGCGGAATCACCATTACACTTACAGACGAAAGGGTAAAGAATGAGGACGGGTCGCTTCAGCATGAAACATTTTACTCTGAGGGTGGTCTTAAGGAATTTGTTGAGTTCATCGACGGAAACCGTGAAGCCATTATGGATAATGTGATCTTTATGGAAGGCGAAAGGGATGATATTCCTGTAGAGGTTGCAATGCGTTATAACACGTCATTCAACGAAAACCTTCATTCCTATGTAAATAATATCAATACCCATGAGGGTGGTACGCACCTTACTGGTTTCAGACGTGCACTTACGAGAACATTGAAGAAATTCGCAGACGAACTGGGTATTCCGGCCAAGGAAAAGGTAGAAGTTACGGGTGACGATTTCCGTGAGGGACTTACGGCGATTATCTCTGTAAAAGTGATGGAACCTCAGTTTGAAGGTCAGACCAAGACCAAACTGGGTAACTCTGAAGTTGCTGGTGCAGTAGATAAGATTGTGGGCGAAATGCTTACTAACTTCTTGGAGGAACATCCCAACGAGGCAAAACTGATTGTGCAGAAAGTGGTCCTGGCCGCTAAAGCCAGACAGGCAGCAAAGAAAGCACGTGAAATGGTGCAGCGAAAATCACCGATGGGTGGTGCCGGACTTCCGGGAAAACTCGCAGACTGTTCTTCCAAGGACCCTGCGATTTCTGAAATTTACCTTGTAGAGGGAGATTCCGCAGGTGGAACTGCCAAACAGGGCCGTGACCGACATTTCCAGGCGATCCTGCCATTGCGTGGTAAGATCCTGAACGTAGAGAAATCCATGATCCATAAGGTTTATGATAATGAGGAAATCAAGAATATCTATACGGCACTCGGCGTATCGGTAGGAACTGAAGAAGACAGTAAAGCACTTAATCTTTCCAAACTGAGATACCATAAAGTGGTGATCATGACGGATGCTGATGTGGACGGTTCGCATATCTCCACACTGATTCTTACCTTCTTCTTCCGCTATATGAAGGAACTTATTGAGCAGGGTTATGTTTATATTGCATCTCCACCATTATACCTGCTGAAGAAAGGTAATAAGAAAATTTATGCCTGGAACGAAAAGGAGCGTGAAGAGTATACTCTGGAAATAGCTCCGGACGGAAAAGGCGTTGATGTACAGCGTTATAAAGGTCTTGGTGAGATGAATGCTGAGCAGCTTTGGGAAACCACAATGAATCCCGAGCACCGTACCATGAAACAGGTAACTATTGATAATGCCGGCGAGGCAGACCGTATTTTCTCCATGCTTATGGGCGACGAGGTGCCGCCAAGAAGGGATTTTATTGAAAAGAACGCGAAGTATGCGCGGATTGATGTTTAA
- a CDS encoding DUF3298 and DUF4163 domain-containing protein, protein MKRLLSAFAVAALMSVGCSEKASAESQSDVSVNTEDENINKPTAFSADSLIVADSAVISPTLTLEYSQKLLVFNGVNKPVLDSLYSDVLFNDKKVLSDYSLSTLQKSATARMQKYFYDSKNEYRDFMPERPQKWDQHSAMTLFSNHHGFLIVQYTGYGYTGGAHGYAFENYRTVDLMAQKNMVLEDIVDVKAVQWNKILLEAVGSRKEELFEPATLTYSQNFFFDDRHLTFVYGQYEIGPYASGIIPVAVPLAKISAALRPDFKARIGIK, encoded by the coding sequence ATGAAACGATTACTTTCAGCATTTGCTGTGGCTGCGCTAATGTCTGTGGGATGCTCCGAAAAGGCCTCCGCTGAATCGCAGTCGGATGTTAGTGTGAACACCGAAGATGAAAACATCAACAAACCGACTGCATTTTCTGCAGATTCACTTATTGTTGCAGATTCTGCAGTAATTTCACCAACACTTACCTTGGAATACAGTCAGAAATTATTGGTTTTTAACGGCGTTAATAAACCGGTTCTTGACAGTTTATACTCTGATGTTCTTTTTAATGATAAAAAAGTACTTTCCGATTATTCTTTATCCACCCTGCAGAAATCTGCCACGGCACGCATGCAAAAGTACTTTTACGATTCAAAAAATGAGTACCGCGATTTTATGCCGGAACGTCCGCAGAAGTGGGACCAGCATTCTGCTATGACATTATTCAGCAATCATCACGGCTTCCTGATTGTTCAGTACACAGGTTATGGATATACGGGCGGTGCTCATGGCTACGCATTTGAGAACTACCGAACTGTAGACCTTATGGCGCAGAAAAATATGGTGTTGGAGGATATTGTTGATGTAAAAGCGGTGCAGTGGAATAAGATTTTGCTGGAAGCTGTGGGATCCAGAAAGGAGGAACTTTTTGAACCGGCAACATTAACCTATAGCCAAAATTTCTTTTTTGATGACCGTCATCTGACTTTCGTGTACGGACAGTACGAAATTGGTCCGTATGCTTCCGGTATAATTCCTGTTGCAGTTCCGTTAGCGAAAATCTCCGCTGCTTTACGACCTGATTTTAAAGCCAGGATAGGAATTAAATAA
- a CDS encoding diacylglycerol/lipid kinase family protein — MYRFAFIINPNSAKNNADNFLRELRSRVSDPLYHISHSVHSTNDFILEHFEDVDVFVAVGGDGTISSVASALINTKKLLAILPAGSGNGFSREMKFSKDLGSLLTKILNGKFIEVDTFTVNGRFSVNVSGTGFDGAIIQAFEKTSRGFGNYIRTSVAKYRTYEPVNVRFEEKYSKYDGQYLMVNVANTRQFGNNAFIAPQASHSDGLLEIALVKKFPFAHAPLFAYRMFTKKLIPNQYISYLSVPEIRFEADTEVWHLDGEGVNIKSPVHIKILPKSLKILV; from the coding sequence ATGTACCGCTTCGCATTCATCATCAATCCGAATTCCGCTAAAAACAATGCCGACAATTTCCTCCGGGAACTCAGGTCCAGGGTGTCAGATCCGCTGTATCATATTTCCCATTCGGTGCATTCAACAAATGATTTTATTTTAGAGCATTTCGAAGATGTAGATGTTTTTGTGGCCGTAGGCGGCGACGGAACAATTTCAAGCGTGGCTTCCGCACTTATTAATACGAAGAAACTTCTGGCTATACTTCCGGCCGGTTCAGGCAACGGATTTTCGCGCGAGATGAAGTTTTCTAAAGATCTCGGCAGCTTACTGACAAAAATCCTGAACGGAAAATTTATCGAGGTTGATACCTTTACGGTGAACGGCAGGTTTTCAGTTAATGTTTCAGGTACCGGTTTTGACGGTGCAATAATCCAGGCTTTCGAGAAAACGTCCAGAGGATTTGGTAATTACATCCGTACCTCTGTTGCCAAATACAGGACTTACGAGCCGGTAAATGTACGGTTTGAGGAGAAATACAGTAAATATGATGGCCAGTACCTTATGGTTAATGTTGCAAACACGCGCCAGTTTGGTAATAATGCCTTCATCGCACCCCAAGCCAGTCACAGCGACGGACTGCTGGAAATTGCTTTAGTGAAGAAGTTTCCCTTCGCACATGCACCTTTATTTGCGTACAGAATGTTTACAAAGAAGCTGATTCCCAATCAGTATATCAGCTATCTATCGGTACCCGAAATACGTTTCGAGGCAGATACGGAAGTCTGGCATCTGGATGGTGAGGGTGTGAACATTAAGTCACCTGTTCACATCAAAATATTGCCTAAAAGCCTGAAAATTTTAGTTTAA
- a CDS encoding MarR family winged helix-turn-helix transcriptional regulator — MELHLIIEILTELDAFQQNHPSSQPSLEDFRMHLNQRAYQKENPRNLTDKFDLDVYDLENEIAKQVIMLGRYSKQLIRKSLENHATLVNEDFTYLFRMMDYDSLTKMQLIEKNAHEKQTGIEIIKRLVKNGLFAESPDENDKRSTRISVTEKGKKVFLESMQDITKVSKIMCGRLNQKEKESLLSSLKKLNTFHHTVYSNFRNEDTNEILKLI; from the coding sequence ATGGAACTTCACCTAATTATCGAAATTCTGACCGAACTGGATGCATTTCAGCAAAATCATCCCAGCAGCCAGCCCAGTCTGGAGGATTTCCGAATGCACCTTAACCAAAGAGCCTACCAAAAAGAGAATCCCAGGAACTTAACTGATAAATTTGACCTGGATGTCTATGATTTGGAGAATGAAATTGCCAAACAGGTGATTATGCTTGGGCGCTATTCAAAACAGCTGATCCGCAAGTCACTGGAAAATCACGCGACACTGGTGAACGAGGACTTTACCTATCTGTTCCGCATGATGGATTATGACAGCCTTACAAAGATGCAGCTCATTGAAAAAAATGCGCACGAAAAGCAAACGGGTATTGAAATAATAAAACGTCTTGTAAAAAACGGCCTCTTTGCCGAAAGCCCTGACGAAAACGACAAACGGAGCACAAGAATTTCGGTGACTGAAAAGGGTAAAAAAGTTTTCCTGGAATCAATGCAGGACATTACCAAGGTTTCCAAGATCATGTGTGGCCGCCTGAACCAGAAAGAAAAGGAAAGCCTGCTTTCGTCACTTAAAAAACTGAACACCTTTCATCACACGGTTTATTCCAATTTCAGGAATGAAGATACCAACGAGATTCTGAAACTGATCTAG
- a CDS encoding phytoene desaturase family protein yields the protein MKQVIIIGSGFSSLACACYMANAGYSVTVLEKNEQIGGRASLLEAEGFRFDMGPSWYWMPDIFERFFADFNRRVSDYYTLEKLSPAYRVYFGQDDYVDIDDNPEGIINTFEQIEKGSGAHLRDFMTKAQSNYKIAMTDLVYNPGKSLLELVSLETATRLPLFFKNISQTVRRNIKNPKLRSILEFPVLFLGAKPSDTPAFYNFMNHADFGLGTWYPKGGFNAVAKGIHRLAEELGVQFLINEEVVSIEYDGDRAKSVLTKNSTFQADIVISGADYAHTETLLDSSLRNYSESYWQKKTFAPSSFLYYVGFNRKVPKLQHHNLFFDTDFEDHAREIYDTGTLPKKPLFYANFSSKTDATLCPEGHEVGFFLIPVAVDLQDSQEIHDRYFELILERIKTNTGEDLRDAIVFKKSFGVQDFRERYHSCRGNAYGLANTLLQTSVLRPQINNRKLGNLFYTGQLTVPGPGVPPALISGKVVAEYILKTENNKSPTAQYE from the coding sequence ATGAAACAAGTAATTATAATAGGTTCCGGATTTTCGTCGCTTGCCTGCGCCTGTTATATGGCTAATGCGGGTTACAGTGTAACGGTCCTGGAGAAAAATGAGCAGATTGGTGGCCGTGCATCTTTGCTGGAGGCCGAGGGGTTCCGGTTTGATATGGGTCCCAGCTGGTACTGGATGCCGGACATTTTTGAAAGATTTTTCGCCGATTTTAACCGCAGGGTGTCGGATTACTATACTTTGGAAAAGCTTTCCCCCGCTTACCGCGTCTATTTTGGACAGGATGATTATGTGGATATTGATGACAATCCGGAAGGGATAATTAATACATTTGAGCAGATTGAAAAGGGTAGTGGCGCCCACCTTCGGGACTTTATGACCAAAGCGCAGTCCAATTACAAAATCGCGATGACGGATTTGGTTTATAACCCAGGGAAATCGCTGCTGGAACTGGTAAGTCTCGAAACTGCCACACGTCTCCCTTTATTTTTTAAAAACATTTCTCAAACGGTACGCAGGAACATCAAAAATCCCAAACTGCGCAGCATTCTGGAGTTCCCTGTGCTCTTTCTGGGAGCAAAACCGTCTGATACGCCGGCCTTTTATAATTTTATGAACCACGCCGATTTCGGGCTGGGAACCTGGTATCCCAAAGGTGGATTTAATGCGGTGGCGAAAGGGATTCACAGATTAGCTGAGGAACTGGGTGTACAGTTTCTGATTAATGAAGAAGTGGTTTCCATTGAATATGATGGCGACCGTGCAAAATCTGTACTTACAAAGAACTCAACTTTCCAGGCAGATATCGTAATCTCCGGTGCCGATTATGCTCATACAGAAACTTTACTGGACAGCAGCCTGCGGAATTATTCAGAATCATACTGGCAGAAGAAGACTTTCGCACCTTCATCGTTTTTATATTATGTGGGATTCAACAGAAAAGTACCGAAACTTCAGCACCATAACCTCTTCTTCGATACAGATTTCGAAGATCATGCACGAGAGATTTACGACACAGGCACCCTGCCCAAAAAACCGCTTTTCTATGCCAATTTCTCCAGCAAAACGGATGCAACACTTTGTCCGGAAGGTCATGAGGTCGGCTTTTTCCTGATTCCGGTGGCGGTGGATCTGCAGGATTCGCAGGAGATACATGACCGTTACTTTGAGCTGATTCTGGAACGTATAAAAACCAACACCGGCGAGGACCTGCGCGACGCCATTGTGTTTAAAAAGAGCTTTGGAGTGCAGGATTTCAGGGAACGGTATCATTCGTGCAGGGGAAATGCGTATGGACTTGCAAACACGTTGCTGCAAACTTCGGTATTGCGGCCCCAAATTAATAACCGAAAGCTAGGTAACCTTTTTTATACAGGACAGCTTACCGTGCCAGGGCCGGGTGTTCCTCCGGCATTGATATCCGGGAAGGTTGTAGCTGAGTATATCCTGAAGACCGAAAACAACAAATCACCAACAGCACAATATGAATAA
- a CDS encoding phytoene/squalene synthase family protein, translating into MNNLDIFHAVCGLSSKMVTEKYSTSFARASTLFKPEIRQHIYNIYGFVRFADEIVDTFHGYDKAQLLDEFENSYSSGISKGISLNPILHSFIRTQQEKNIPQHLVDSFLASMRMDLGEIRDLNDYKYNEYIYGSAEVVGLMCLKVFVDGNDEEYEKMKPYAQSLGAAFQKINFLRDIAPDYNDLNRTYFPEVDFRKFSLADKNKIEADIAKDFAHAFVGIKMLPISSRIAVFMAYKYYMNLFRKIRNTEPDMLLTKRIRVSNARKLYLFGEMMLNKNLNLV; encoded by the coding sequence ATGAATAATTTAGACATCTTCCATGCGGTCTGCGGCCTCTCTTCTAAAATGGTCACAGAAAAATACAGTACCTCCTTCGCCAGGGCTTCCACGCTGTTCAAACCGGAGATAAGGCAGCATATTTACAATATCTATGGTTTCGTAAGATTTGCTGATGAGATTGTGGATACCTTTCACGGTTACGACAAGGCGCAGCTTCTGGACGAGTTTGAAAACAGTTACAGTAGCGGCATTTCCAAAGGGATATCGCTGAATCCGATACTGCATTCTTTCATAAGAACTCAGCAGGAAAAAAATATTCCCCAGCATCTGGTAGATTCATTTTTGGCTTCCATGCGTATGGACCTGGGCGAAATACGGGATCTAAATGATTACAAATACAATGAATATATTTATGGCAGTGCGGAAGTGGTGGGCCTCATGTGTCTGAAGGTTTTTGTGGATGGTAACGATGAAGAGTACGAAAAAATGAAACCTTACGCGCAAAGTCTGGGCGCGGCGTTTCAAAAGATTAATTTTCTGCGTGATATCGCGCCAGATTATAACGATCTTAACCGAACCTATTTTCCTGAGGTAGATTTCCGTAAATTTAGCCTTGCCGATAAGAATAAGATTGAGGCAGATATTGCCAAAGATTTTGCACATGCCTTTGTGGGGATTAAAATGCTGCCTATTTCCAGCAGGATTGCAGTTTTCATGGCTTACAAATATTATATGAACCTGTTCAGGAAAATACGGAATACGGAGCCTGATATGTTACTCACCAAAAGAATCCGGGTGTCTAATGCGCGAAAACTTTATCTTTTCGGCGAAATGATGCTAAACAAGAATTTGAATCTGGTCTAA
- a CDS encoding sterol desaturase family protein, producing MEILLYILITLAVFIGMEGVTWLTHKYIMHGLGWYFHEDHHQPGYPHVFEKNDFFFVVFAVPCMALCYFGSWYGLNWLFFVGLGVFLYGMCYFLVHDVLIHRRFKWFDNTNNWYFRGLRKAHKIHHKHLGREQGECFGMLFVPLRYFREAKSSTK from the coding sequence ATGGAAATACTGCTGTATATTTTAATTACACTTGCTGTTTTTATCGGTATGGAAGGTGTAACCTGGCTTACGCACAAATATATCATGCATGGGCTGGGATGGTACTTTCACGAAGATCACCATCAGCCCGGTTATCCTCATGTTTTTGAAAAGAATGACTTCTTCTTCGTTGTTTTTGCGGTGCCTTGTATGGCACTTTGCTACTTCGGAAGCTGGTACGGACTGAACTGGCTGTTTTTCGTAGGTTTGGGCGTCTTTCTGTACGGAATGTGCTATTTTCTGGTACACGATGTGCTTATTCACCGCCGCTTTAAATGGTTCGACAATACCAATAACTGGTATTTCCGCGGTTTGCGGAAAGCACACAAAATCCATCATAAACATTTGGGCAGGGAACAGGGTGAATGCTTCGGTATGCTCTTCGTGCCGCTGCGCTATTTTCGCGAGGCAAAATCTTCCACTAAATAA
- a CDS encoding lycopene cyclase domain-containing protein yields the protein MQHYYYLLLDVFSFLIPFLFSFERKRMHFIQYWKPFFSAILIVGLFFIAWDIWFTHLGVWGFNDDYLIGVRIAEMPLEEYLFFLLIPYASVFIHYALEYFLPKVVLSKSVSQYLSLFLFVLSSVVAIFNTDKIYTFTAFGIFALLLMLQIIFRWKYASRFYISFLVIYIPFYFVNNALTGNYSVKPVVFYDNAENLGIRVGTMPLEDSFYCFALLYGIVLVFEYLKKKWQNPLTMIE from the coding sequence TTGCAGCATTACTACTATCTGTTATTAGACGTTTTTAGTTTTCTGATTCCCTTCCTTTTCAGTTTTGAAAGGAAACGTATGCATTTTATCCAGTACTGGAAGCCTTTTTTTTCGGCAATCCTTATTGTTGGTCTATTTTTCATTGCGTGGGACATCTGGTTCACTCATCTGGGTGTCTGGGGTTTTAATGATGACTATCTCATCGGCGTCCGCATTGCGGAAATGCCGCTGGAAGAGTATCTGTTTTTCCTGCTGATTCCGTATGCCAGCGTATTTATTCACTATGCACTGGAGTATTTTCTGCCTAAGGTTGTACTAAGTAAATCGGTTTCTCAGTATCTCTCACTGTTCCTCTTTGTTTTGAGTTCGGTTGTGGCAATTTTCAACACTGATAAAATTTATACGTTTACTGCCTTCGGCATTTTTGCCCTGCTTCTGATGTTGCAGATTATTTTCAGGTGGAAGTATGCTTCTCGTTTTTATATAAGCTTCCTGGTAATTTATATTCCGTTCTATTTCGTTAATAATGCTCTTACAGGCAACTATTCAGTAAAGCCAGTGGTTTTCTATGATAATGCGGAAAATTTAGGTATCCGCGTAGGAACCATGCCATTGGAAGACAGTTTTTACTGTTTCGCACTTTTGTACGGTATTGTACTGGTCTTTGAGTATCTGAAAAAAAAATGGCAGAATCCTTTAACAATGATAGAATGA
- a CDS encoding SRPBCC family protein has translation MNLKISKQSGIYTLTSEQLLPISLDEAWAFFTVPGNLDRITPAEMKFSITNNPGLHTYQGQIITYTIGILPFVKSNWITEITHFVPKKFFVDEQRFGPYSMWHHEHHFTETEDGNVVMTDIVNFKMPFGIIGDILAGKVVKNRVVFIFESRHKILKQLFI, from the coding sequence ATGAATCTGAAAATTAGCAAACAGTCCGGAATTTACACGCTGACTTCTGAGCAACTATTGCCGATCTCACTTGATGAGGCCTGGGCTTTTTTTACGGTTCCCGGTAATCTGGACCGCATTACTCCTGCAGAAATGAAATTCAGCATTACCAATAATCCGGGTCTGCATACCTATCAGGGTCAGATAATTACCTATACTATTGGGATATTACCTTTTGTGAAAAGCAACTGGATTACAGAAATTACGCACTTTGTACCGAAAAAGTTCTTTGTTGATGAACAGCGGTTCGGACCGTATTCCATGTGGCATCATGAGCACCATTTTACGGAAACTGAAGATGGAAATGTAGTGATGACAGATATTGTTAACTTTAAGATGCCTTTTGGAATTATTGGCGATATACTTGCAGGTAAAGTGGTGAAGAACCGGGTGGTTTTCATTTTCGAAAGCCGCCATAAAATTTTGAAGCAACTGTTCATATAA